From a region of the Odoribacter splanchnicus DSM 20712 genome:
- a CDS encoding OmpA family protein: MKDRWNIVGCVLFCFVVFGVQAQQQHPVNKKAWGLFQQARESFREGDKEKALGLLLKAETFDQGFSPLYLLKADIYNKKGDKIQEIRAIETALALDSLKSHPYYYFILAEYYFDEADYGKALAHYGRYLSWDKRLQVKAVAERQMENCRFALEALRTQTKQPPEVFYEAGCPVYWPALDVTGQTFLFTEQAGEQETMWMLQGDRRYALNFSGRENYGAPSLTADGRMMYFSRENGRNSFDIYVAYRLSDTSWSEPVNLGAPVNTDGWEAQPAVSADGTRLYFASTREGGRGGSDIWFSYLLRREADGRQLWSQPRCLYFNTGGDEMAPFLYFDNKTLFFASDGYAGMGRKDIYKVDVEQVTPPLNIGITVNTQRDEFGFMVDASGQWGYFSSDISGKRCIYRYRLGEEVACPPASYLRLLTVNEAGEPVIPDGLTLTEVGTGDTLACYDRVDARTDMLACIPVNKLLWVSAVKQGYLYYSDTLQVKENTRENPRIYTLCLRPIQKEQTLVLKGIFFDVDDYRLRPESYPELRQLVVFLKQNPEVKIEISGHTDNTGSDQHNYRLSENRAFEVYKYLFLNHIQKERMEYKGYGKDRPLRTNDTEEGRKENRRTEIRVR, encoded by the coding sequence ATGAAAGATAGGTGGAATATCGTTGGTTGTGTGTTATTTTGCTTTGTTGTTTTCGGTGTACAAGCACAACAGCAACATCCGGTAAATAAAAAGGCCTGGGGACTTTTCCAGCAGGCACGGGAGTCTTTTCGCGAAGGAGATAAGGAGAAAGCTTTGGGATTACTTTTGAAAGCAGAGACTTTCGATCAGGGTTTTTCACCCTTGTATCTGTTGAAAGCAGATATATACAACAAAAAAGGAGATAAGATTCAGGAAATCCGTGCTATCGAAACGGCTTTGGCTTTGGATTCTCTGAAAAGTCATCCTTATTATTATTTTATTTTGGCCGAATATTATTTCGATGAAGCCGATTACGGAAAAGCTTTGGCACATTACGGGCGGTATCTGAGTTGGGATAAACGCTTGCAGGTAAAGGCAGTGGCGGAGCGACAGATGGAAAATTGCCGGTTTGCCCTGGAGGCTTTGCGGACCCAAACCAAACAACCTCCCGAAGTGTTTTATGAGGCCGGATGCCCGGTGTATTGGCCGGCATTGGATGTGACCGGACAAACTTTCTTGTTTACCGAACAGGCCGGCGAACAAGAAACGATGTGGATGTTGCAAGGAGACAGACGCTATGCGTTGAATTTTTCCGGTAGAGAAAATTATGGGGCTCCTTCACTGACAGCCGATGGGCGAATGATGTATTTTTCCAGGGAAAACGGCCGGAATAGTTTTGATATTTATGTGGCTTACCGCTTGTCGGATACGTCCTGGTCGGAACCGGTCAATCTGGGCGCCCCGGTCAATACCGATGGCTGGGAGGCTCAACCGGCGGTATCGGCCGACGGTACACGTTTGTATTTTGCTTCTACCCGTGAGGGAGGGAGAGGGGGAAGCGATATTTGGTTTTCGTATTTGCTAAGGCGGGAGGCGGATGGACGACAGTTGTGGTCACAGCCGCGTTGCCTTTATTTTAATACCGGAGGAGATGAAATGGCCCCTTTCCTGTATTTCGATAATAAAACGTTGTTTTTTGCTTCCGACGGATATGCGGGGATGGGACGGAAAGATATCTATAAAGTGGACGTGGAACAGGTGACCCCACCGCTGAATATCGGTATTACAGTGAATACCCAAAGGGATGAATTCGGGTTTATGGTGGATGCTAGCGGTCAATGGGGATATTTTTCGTCGGATATCAGCGGGAAACGTTGTATTTACCGATATCGGCTAGGAGAAGAGGTGGCTTGTCCGCCTGCCTCTTATTTGAGGCTGTTGACTGTAAATGAAGCCGGTGAGCCGGTAATACCCGATGGGTTGACATTAACAGAAGTGGGGACCGGTGATACCCTGGCTTGTTACGACCGGGTCGATGCCCGGACGGATATGCTGGCTTGTATTCCTGTGAATAAATTATTATGGGTGAGCGCTGTTAAACAGGGCTATTTGTATTATTCGGATACCCTGCAAGTGAAAGAAAATACGAGAGAAAATCCCCGAATCTATACGCTCTGTTTAAGACCGATCCAAAAAGAACAGACATTGGTTCTCAAGGGAATCTTTTTTGATGTCGACGACTATCGGTTACGGCCCGAATCTTATCCGGAATTACGGCAATTGGTCGTGTTTCTTAAACAGAATCCTGAGGTAAAGATCGAGATATCCGGCCATACCGATAATACGGGGAGTGATCAACATAATTATCGGCTGTCGGAAAATCGGGCTTTCGAGGTGTATAAATATTTGTTCTTGAATCATATTCAGAAGGAACGGATGGAATATAAAGGATATGGCAAGGATCGCCCCTTGAGGACTAATGATACGGAAGAGGGGAGAAAGGAGAATAGGAGGACGGAGATTAGGGTAAGGTGA
- the rbr gene encoding rubrerythrin: protein MDKMIKGTETEKSLLKAFAGESQAKNRYTFFSEIAKKEGYEQIAGIFYETALQEEMHAKRFFSYLEGGMLEITAAYPAGALLDTLANLAEAADGEHDEAFNLYPAFGKIAEEEGFKKVAATFKYVTEVEKMHEQRYLKLLQNIRDNLVFSRPEEVRWYCRKCGYVHVGKTPPEICPSCLHPKGYFELFPDNY from the coding sequence ATGGACAAAATGATAAAAGGTACAGAAACAGAAAAGAGTTTGCTGAAAGCCTTTGCCGGAGAATCACAGGCAAAGAACCGTTATACTTTTTTCTCGGAGATTGCAAAGAAAGAAGGGTATGAGCAAATAGCCGGCATATTTTATGAGACCGCTTTACAGGAAGAAATGCATGCCAAACGATTCTTTAGCTACCTTGAAGGAGGAATGCTGGAAATCACAGCCGCTTATCCTGCCGGAGCTTTATTGGATACGTTGGCTAATCTGGCAGAAGCTGCCGACGGCGAACACGACGAGGCTTTCAATTTGTATCCGGCATTCGGGAAAATTGCCGAAGAGGAAGGCTTCAAAAAAGTGGCCGCAACTTTTAAATATGTGACCGAAGTGGAGAAGATGCATGAGCAACGTTACCTGAAATTATTACAAAATATACGGGATAATCTGGTCTTTTCCCGCCCGGAAGAAGTCCGCTGGTATTGCCGTAAATGCGGTTATGTACATGTCGGCAAAACTCCTCCCGAAATTTGTCCTTCCTGCCTGCATCCGAAAGGATATTTTGAACTGTTCCCCGATAACTATTAA
- a CDS encoding KamA family radical SAM protein, with protein MERTYQAYGLTNYRNIRQITRLNKEELQAIEVVGRVLPFKTNNYVVEELIDWERIDTDPIFTLNFPRREMLSKKHFSVVSKLLAQEVGKEEFIAAVNAVRLELNPNPAGQDHNVPMLGDIRLKGIQHKYRETVLFFPAQGQTCHAYCSFCFRWPQFSGMNELKFAMKETDLLLKYLRLHPQVTDVLFTGGDPMTMSASLLSAYIEPLLQPGLEHIRTIRIGSKALAYWPYRFISDVDAAEVLRLFEKVTATGKNLSFQAHFNHPVELSTAAVCEAIRRIRNTGAQIRTQSPLLRHINDSPEIWREMWRKQVDLSCIPYYMFVARDTGAKHYFEIPLEKCWDIFRKAYSQVSGICRTVRGPSMSDEPGKIQLLGVAEIKGEKVFVLRFIQGRNPKWVDMPFFAAYDPKATWFSELRPAFGKDYFFFEHEFPTRPMYGDGFLFE; from the coding sequence ATGGAACGAACTTATCAGGCTTATGGTCTGACAAATTATCGGAATATTCGTCAAATAACCCGTTTGAATAAGGAAGAATTACAGGCAATTGAGGTGGTTGGAAGGGTGTTACCGTTTAAGACGAATAACTATGTCGTGGAAGAACTGATCGATTGGGAACGGATAGATACAGACCCTATTTTTACCTTGAATTTTCCACGTCGTGAAATGTTATCGAAAAAGCATTTTTCAGTCGTTAGTAAATTATTGGCTCAAGAGGTCGGAAAAGAAGAATTTATAGCAGCAGTCAATGCTGTTCGTCTTGAATTGAATCCTAACCCCGCCGGCCAGGATCACAACGTACCTATGCTGGGGGATATCCGTTTGAAAGGTATACAGCATAAATACCGGGAAACCGTATTGTTTTTTCCGGCTCAGGGACAGACCTGTCATGCCTATTGTAGTTTTTGTTTTCGTTGGCCGCAGTTTTCCGGTATGAATGAGCTGAAGTTCGCAATGAAAGAAACGGACCTGTTATTGAAGTATCTGCGGTTGCATCCTCAGGTTACGGACGTATTATTCACCGGAGGGGATCCGATGACCATGAGCGCTTCCTTATTGTCGGCTTATATAGAACCTTTATTACAACCAGGATTAGAGCATATCCGTACGATCAGGATCGGTTCGAAAGCTTTGGCATACTGGCCCTACCGGTTTATTTCCGATGTGGATGCCGCTGAGGTATTGCGTTTATTTGAAAAAGTGACCGCTACCGGTAAAAACTTGTCTTTTCAGGCACATTTCAATCATCCGGTGGAACTTTCTACGGCAGCTGTATGCGAAGCTATCCGGCGGATCCGGAATACGGGCGCACAGATTCGTACCCAGTCTCCTTTATTGAGACACATCAACGATTCTCCGGAGATCTGGCGGGAGATGTGGCGGAAACAGGTCGACTTGAGTTGTATCCCTTATTATATGTTTGTGGCCCGGGATACCGGGGCTAAGCATTATTTTGAAATTCCTTTAGAGAAATGCTGGGATATTTTCCGTAAGGCTTATAGTCAGGTCAGCGGTATCTGCCGTACGGTGAGAGGACCGAGTATGAGCGACGAGCCGGGCAAAATCCAACTGCTGGGAGTGGCCGAAATCAAGGGAGAGAAAGTGTTTGTCCTGCGTTTTATCCAAGGTCGTAATCCGAAGTGGGTAGATATGCCTTTTTTTGCCGCCTATGATCCGAAAGCGACCTGGTTTAGTGAACTGCGTCCGGCTTTTGGAAAGGATTATTTCTTTTTTGAACATGAATTTCCAACTCGTCCGATGTATGGGGATGGATTTTTATTTGAATAA
- a CDS encoding tetratricopeptide repeat protein, producing the protein MKRTFLMTGLAVLTLAFFMTGCNSMKKLQKEVIETAVVGYVNPEQLESVNGVVNFNYTINFAPKQFDKKMILKITPKIQYGSQMMNLQPMFLQGENVKNASYPVVNYDKGTSFTQKMSFNFKPGMEDGVLWADIEAMRGNKSFMLSPVILNKNGIKVWKQPAFTLDGVNYVPAMTETFVSDVPAEAVGVVSGYVMFPLGKSTISQAEQNSPVMTQAVKAMEKVLADKNAKITNMFIYVSNSPEGAERLNKNLANTRFRSAKSFFEKDLKLQNTPMARNPKFVVQQTVTENWNGLYMLLGDSNIKNKDQIIKDLKSAPNATARNKVIDSYIAKIPELKEVILPVLRRADFFVFYTVPTTVQEDVQLTYFVPQLTEKTPAVTAQTNWQLLNDLAVMAINNKEYSKAQKILEAAVALKQDATVNNNLGVIHAQMGHKREAAQYFDKAKIRKEARYNMGLILMQNGEYAKAIPYLKDKPNINLAYAQLMNNDNRAALETFRKIKMQNAMDYYMQAVAAARIKDTKEMAVSLQKAIQMQPDLKNWAATDISFYPYKGDPVYMQIVK; encoded by the coding sequence ATGAAACGTACATTTTTAATGACGGGATTGGCAGTTTTGACACTGGCGTTTTTCATGACCGGATGTAATTCGATGAAAAAATTACAGAAGGAAGTGATCGAAACAGCCGTTGTGGGCTATGTTAATCCGGAACAATTGGAATCTGTGAATGGAGTGGTAAATTTCAATTATACCATCAATTTTGCTCCTAAACAGTTTGATAAAAAGATGATTCTGAAAATTACACCCAAAATTCAGTACGGTAGCCAGATGATGAATTTGCAACCGATGTTTTTACAGGGAGAAAATGTGAAAAACGCCAGTTATCCGGTGGTGAACTATGATAAAGGAACCAGTTTTACTCAGAAAATGTCCTTTAATTTCAAGCCGGGAATGGAGGATGGAGTACTCTGGGCAGATATCGAAGCTATGCGCGGTAACAAGTCCTTTATGCTGAGCCCGGTAATCCTGAATAAAAATGGAATCAAAGTTTGGAAACAACCGGCATTCACGCTGGACGGAGTAAATTATGTTCCGGCTATGACCGAGACTTTTGTGAGTGATGTTCCGGCAGAGGCTGTCGGTGTGGTAAGTGGTTATGTGATGTTTCCACTGGGAAAATCTACGATTAGCCAGGCTGAACAAAATTCGCCGGTAATGACTCAGGCGGTGAAAGCCATGGAAAAAGTTTTGGCAGATAAGAATGCCAAAATTACGAATATGTTTATTTATGTATCCAATTCTCCCGAAGGTGCCGAACGTTTGAATAAGAACCTGGCCAATACCCGTTTCCGGTCTGCCAAGAGTTTCTTTGAAAAAGACCTGAAATTGCAGAATACACCGATGGCCCGTAATCCGAAATTTGTAGTTCAGCAAACGGTTACTGAAAACTGGAACGGTTTGTATATGCTTCTTGGAGATTCAAATATTAAGAACAAAGATCAGATTATCAAAGACTTGAAAAGTGCTCCGAATGCCACTGCCCGGAATAAAGTGATCGATTCTTATATCGCTAAAATTCCTGAATTGAAAGAGGTGATCCTTCCGGTCCTTCGCCGTGCCGATTTCTTCGTATTCTACACGGTTCCCACTACTGTACAGGAAGATGTGCAACTGACTTATTTTGTACCTCAGTTGACTGAAAAGACTCCGGCAGTGACCGCTCAGACCAATTGGCAGTTATTGAACGATCTGGCTGTGATGGCTATCAATAATAAAGAATATTCGAAAGCACAGAAAATACTGGAAGCAGCTGTTGCTTTGAAGCAGGATGCTACCGTAAACAATAACCTGGGGGTAATCCATGCACAAATGGGGCATAAACGGGAAGCTGCCCAATATTTCGACAAAGCCAAGATCCGGAAAGAAGCCCGTTATAATATGGGATTGATCCTGATGCAAAACGGAGAATATGCAAAAGCGATTCCCTATCTGAAAGATAAACCCAACATCAACCTGGCTTATGCTCAATTGATGAATAACGACAACCGCGCAGCTTTGGAGACTTTCCGTAAGATTAAAATGCAGAATGCGATGGATTATTATATGCAGGCTGTAGCTGCTGCCAGGATAAAAGATACCAAAGAAATGGCAGTCTCTTTGCAAAAGGCGATCCAGATGCAACCGGACCTGAAAAATTGGGCTGCTACCGATATTTCTTTCTATCCTTACAAAGGAGATCCTGTTTATATGCAGATTGTGAAATAA
- a CDS encoding 1-acyl-sn-glycerol-3-phosphate acyltransferase, with amino-acid sequence MADNQGLKPIYIEQLFRSKNPGVAKMIPGFIYSYLKKVIHQDDINDFITRYGDRKGLDFSDAILEYLHVSYQVIGEANLPSPDGRYIFVSNHPLGGPDGIILISFLGTRYPELKFPVNDLLLNLKNLNNIFLPVNKHGAQAKDAVSALEDAYASDCQMIMFPAGLVSRKQQGIIQDLEWQKSFVSKAIQHRRDIVPIFIDGRNSNFFYNLANFRKKIGLKANIEMLYLPDETFKQRNRTFTLYIGQPIEWESLDKSKKPIEWAQEIKRKVYLLKEGR; translated from the coding sequence ATGGCAGATAATCAGGGTTTAAAACCGATCTATATCGAACAACTTTTCAGAAGCAAAAATCCGGGAGTAGCCAAAATGATTCCCGGGTTTATTTATTCCTATCTGAAAAAAGTGATCCATCAAGACGATATCAATGATTTTATTACCCGTTACGGTGACCGGAAAGGGCTGGACTTCTCCGATGCGATATTGGAATATCTCCATGTTTCCTATCAGGTGATCGGCGAAGCGAACCTGCCTTCCCCCGACGGCCGGTATATTTTTGTGTCCAATCATCCTCTGGGTGGACCCGATGGTATTATTTTAATCTCTTTTTTAGGTACACGTTACCCGGAATTGAAATTTCCGGTAAACGATCTTTTATTAAACCTAAAGAATCTGAACAACATTTTCTTACCGGTCAACAAGCATGGTGCCCAAGCGAAAGACGCCGTTTCTGCATTGGAAGACGCTTATGCTTCCGACTGTCAGATGATCATGTTTCCGGCCGGTCTGGTCAGCCGTAAACAACAAGGGATCATCCAAGACCTGGAATGGCAAAAAAGTTTCGTATCCAAAGCCATCCAGCATCGACGGGATATTGTCCCGATCTTTATCGATGGAAGAAATTCGAACTTTTTTTACAACCTGGCGAATTTCCGGAAAAAAATCGGCCTGAAAGCCAACATCGAAATGCTTTACCTGCCGGATGAAACGTTTAAACAACGTAACCGCACGTTCACGCTCTATATCGGACAGCCGATCGAATGGGAAAGTCTGGATAAAAGCAAAAAACCGATCGAATGGGCTCAGGAAATCAAACGTAAAGTTTATCTGCTGAAAGAAGGCCGGTAA
- a CDS encoding GNAT family N-acetyltransferase: MIYLETERLVLRDWREEDSVVFSRMNRDPKVMEYFLKPLTDTESRDFYERIRREIDTFGWGLFAAEVKISGKFIGYIGLHHTNFETDFCPCIEIGWRLCENSWGRGYATEGARACLDYAFRQLQLPEIYSFTSLPNRRSERVMQKIGLQKIGEFDHPLVPAGHPLLRHVLYRAEKG; this comes from the coding sequence ATGATTTATTTAGAAACAGAGCGATTGGTTTTACGGGATTGGAGAGAAGAGGATTCGGTTGTTTTTTCTCGAATGAATCGGGATCCCAAGGTGATGGAATATTTTCTGAAACCACTGACCGACACAGAAAGCCGGGATTTTTATGAACGCATCCGACGGGAAATCGACACATTCGGTTGGGGATTATTTGCTGCAGAAGTAAAAATATCCGGGAAATTTATCGGTTATATCGGCTTACATCATACGAATTTTGAAACAGATTTTTGTCCCTGTATCGAGATCGGTTGGCGCTTATGCGAAAACTCCTGGGGACGGGGATATGCTACCGAAGGTGCCCGGGCTTGTCTGGATTATGCTTTCAGGCAATTACAACTACCGGAGATTTATTCCTTTACTTCTTTACCCAACAGACGCTCCGAAAGGGTAATGCAAAAGATCGGATTGCAAAAAATCGGGGAGTTCGATCATCCGTTGGTCCCTGCCGGACATCCGTTGCTCAGGCATGTACTTTATCGGGCTGAAAAAGGGTAA
- a CDS encoding MBL fold metallo-hydrolase — translation MELIMLGTGNAMVTRCYNTCFVLSSGEEYFLVDAGGGNGIFKQLEQAGVPFTGIREMFVTHAHTDHILGAIWVIRKIATLMSNDKYRRNFIVYGHNEVIDALRTFCRLTLPGKILKYIDERIFWGEVKDGTRKEILGLPICFFDILSTKMKQFGFRVLLPDGQVLVCLGDEPYNEACKKYVEQADWLLAEAFCLYRDREIFSPYEKHHSTALDAGRLAEALGVKHLVLYHTEDKTLAERKEAYTREASSVFTGRVYVPDDLERISLE, via the coding sequence ATGGAATTAATTATGTTAGGTACAGGCAATGCCATGGTGACCCGTTGTTATAATACCTGTTTTGTACTCTCTTCAGGAGAAGAATATTTTTTAGTGGATGCAGGAGGCGGAAACGGCATTTTCAAGCAGCTGGAGCAAGCCGGAGTTCCTTTTACAGGTATTCGTGAGATGTTTGTAACACATGCCCATACCGACCATATCTTAGGAGCGATCTGGGTTATCCGGAAAATAGCTACTTTGATGTCGAATGATAAATATAGAAGGAATTTTATCGTTTACGGGCATAATGAAGTGATCGATGCACTGAGAACCTTTTGCCGTTTGACACTCCCCGGGAAAATTTTGAAATATATAGATGAACGTATCTTTTGGGGTGAGGTAAAGGACGGTACCCGGAAAGAAATCCTGGGACTGCCAATCTGTTTTTTCGATATTCTTTCTACCAAGATGAAGCAGTTCGGATTCCGGGTTTTGTTACCCGATGGACAGGTGCTGGTTTGTCTGGGAGACGAACCTTATAATGAGGCCTGTAAGAAATATGTCGAACAGGCCGACTGGTTACTGGCCGAAGCTTTTTGTTTGTATCGCGACCGGGAAATTTTTTCACCTTATGAAAAACATCACAGTACTGCTTTGGATGCCGGTCGTTTGGCCGAAGCTTTGGGGGTAAAACATTTAGTCCTGTATCATACGGAAGATAAGACTCTGGCTGAACGTAAGGAAGCATATACCCGTGAAGCCTCTTCGGTGTTTACCGGCAGGGTTTATGTGCCGGATGATTTAGAGCGGATTTCACTGGAATAA
- a CDS encoding multidrug effflux MFS transporter, with the protein MQNSKTFLLVLLGILAAFGPFVTDMYLPGLPSMTVYFDTTASMVQLGITTAMLGLGFGQIIVGPLSDKYGRKLPLLLSLWLFIFSTIACICSWSIGAFIFFRFLQGIAGAGGIVISRSVATDCYGGKELAKAFAMISAVNGLAPILAPVGGGVMLKFTNWLGIFVFLLFLGVLLLLLCLRLKEPLPPERRIDVPAFSSFRTFLPLFKKRRFMDYVFIQAFVFGMIFAYISSSPFVLQEHYRLSPLLYSLCFAVNAIALIIGTTLAGRFRHIRQGMVTGVIGSFVLAVFTGLTLWYEMPIAYFETALFLNLIFGGLVLPTSTALALDSERQNAGAASAVFGAVSFLAGGIVSPLVGIGNILHTTAIIMVVSSAIAVLMIGGKKNAASTT; encoded by the coding sequence ATGCAAAATTCAAAGACATTTTTACTGGTTTTATTAGGTATTCTGGCTGCTTTCGGCCCTTTTGTGACAGATATGTATTTACCTGGCTTACCTTCTATGACCGTTTATTTCGATACAACGGCTTCTATGGTGCAATTGGGGATTACGACAGCTATGCTGGGATTGGGATTCGGACAGATAATCGTCGGCCCTTTGAGCGATAAATACGGACGAAAATTGCCACTTCTGCTTTCCTTATGGCTTTTTATTTTTTCGACCATCGCTTGTATTTGCTCTTGGAGTATCGGAGCTTTTATCTTTTTTCGTTTTCTCCAGGGAATTGCAGGGGCCGGTGGTATTGTGATTTCCCGTTCGGTGGCTACCGATTGTTATGGTGGTAAAGAATTGGCGAAGGCTTTTGCTATGATTTCGGCGGTAAACGGATTGGCGCCTATATTGGCTCCGGTGGGGGGAGGAGTTATGTTGAAATTTACCAACTGGTTGGGTATTTTTGTTTTTCTACTGTTTTTAGGAGTTCTGTTGCTTTTACTTTGCTTGCGCCTGAAAGAGCCTTTACCTCCTGAACGTCGGATCGATGTACCGGCTTTTTCTTCTTTCCGGACTTTTCTGCCTCTTTTCAAAAAACGTCGGTTTATGGACTATGTGTTCATACAAGCTTTCGTTTTTGGAATGATTTTCGCTTACATTTCTTCTTCTCCCTTTGTTTTACAGGAACATTATCGGTTATCCCCTCTGTTATATAGCTTGTGTTTTGCTGTAAATGCAATTGCACTGATTATCGGAACAACGCTTGCCGGCCGTTTTCGGCATATTAGGCAGGGGATGGTTACCGGGGTGATCGGTTCGTTTGTGTTGGCTGTATTTACCGGACTGACTTTGTGGTATGAAATGCCGATCGCTTACTTTGAAACGGCTCTTTTTTTGAATCTGATTTTCGGGGGCCTTGTTTTGCCGACTTCTACAGCTTTGGCGTTGGACTCCGAACGGCAGAACGCCGGGGCTGCATCGGCGGTATTCGGGGCCGTCAGCTTCCTGGCGGGAGGAATCGTTTCGCCTTTAGTCGGAATAGGAAATATCCTGCACACTACGGCAATTATTATGGTTGTCAGCTCTGCGATCGCCGTCTTGATGATCGGAGGAAAGAAAAATGCTGCTTCGACCACCTGA
- a CDS encoding AraC family transcriptional regulator, with the protein MLNRIHSPQDCLSSLWDKSFLQERGIASFFLTEKNTFENTPLFDGIFRYLLIQKGTAQITITGLEYFLKPSCLVVLAPEYYCQFTEIGSDFQGSLLLVDKSYLDTLPASDKMYRHITKVMLQQRQVNLLNQQQHRVVSESIHTIQEKLKLTHHHLKHEIIQNALVTFLLELSNIWIENHWNLLDEPYQIRYEYILKRFFDSLMQNYRREHLVPFYADQLNITTQYLSSVIKSLTGRTPSQFIFERLYCEARALLDHPDLSIKEIAELLHFSDQSAFGKFFKKRYGQSPVDYRKRHPI; encoded by the coding sequence ATGCTAAACAGGATTCATTCACCCCAGGACTGTCTTTCCTCTCTTTGGGACAAATCGTTTCTTCAGGAGAGAGGAATAGCTTCTTTTTTTTTGACTGAAAAAAATACGTTCGAAAATACTCCCTTATTCGACGGAATATTCCGTTATCTTTTAATTCAAAAAGGGACGGCACAAATCACGATTACCGGTTTGGAATACTTTTTAAAACCTTCCTGCCTGGTGGTTCTTGCCCCGGAATACTATTGTCAATTTACAGAGATCGGTTCTGATTTTCAAGGCAGTTTATTGTTAGTCGATAAATCTTATTTAGACACTTTACCCGCCTCCGACAAAATGTACCGGCACATCACGAAAGTCATGCTACAACAACGGCAGGTCAATCTTTTGAATCAGCAACAACATCGGGTTGTATCCGAAAGTATACATACCATTCAGGAAAAATTAAAACTGACCCATCACCACCTAAAACACGAAATCATACAAAATGCCCTGGTAACCTTTCTTCTGGAACTCAGCAACATTTGGATCGAAAATCATTGGAACTTGCTCGATGAACCCTATCAAATCAGATACGAATATATCCTGAAACGTTTTTTCGACTCTCTGATGCAAAATTATCGCCGGGAACATTTAGTACCGTTCTATGCCGATCAACTGAATATCACCACACAATATCTTTCTTCGGTCATTAAAAGCCTGACCGGGCGTACGCCTAGTCAGTTTATTTTTGAAAGACTTTATTGTGAAGCCCGGGCTCTACTCGATCATCCCGATTTATCGATCAAAGAAATAGCCGAACTATTACACTTTTCCGATCAATCCGCTTTCGGTAAGTTTTTCAAAAAACGATACGGACAATCCCCTGTCGATTACCGGAAAAGACACCCTATTTAA
- a CDS encoding winged helix-turn-helix transcriptional regulator encodes MKNFHHAENCPIRDILSRLSSKWAMLILITLDANEVMRFNDLQKSIGDISQRMLSVTLRTLEADGLIGRKAYPEIPPRVEYSLTPRGLSLIPYLEGLVGWALANMPQIMNEREEKVV; translated from the coding sequence ATGAAAAATTTTCATCATGCCGAGAATTGTCCGATCCGTGATATACTGAGCCGGTTGAGTAGTAAATGGGCGATGTTAATATTGATTACGCTGGATGCAAATGAAGTAATGCGCTTCAATGATTTACAGAAAAGTATCGGCGATATATCCCAACGTATGCTCTCGGTGACTTTACGTACTTTGGAGGCCGACGGTTTAATCGGGCGTAAAGCCTATCCTGAAATTCCTCCCCGGGTGGAGTATAGCCTGACTCCCCGGGGGCTTAGTTTGATTCCTTATCTGGAAGGCCTGGTCGGTTGGGCGTTGGCTAATATGCCGCAGATTATGAATGAACGTGAGGAAAAAGTTGTATAA
- a CDS encoding DJ-1/PfpI family protein → MSKKVAVLAVNPVNGSGLFQYLETFFEKGISYKVFAVSDTKTIRTNSGIPLEADDIIAHLSGHSDEFDALVFSCGDAVPVFQNNATQPYNVDLLKVIQEFATKKKIMAGHCAAGLIFEIAGITEGKRLAIHPLAKAAIQKGIATDEPAVIDDNFYTAQCEHTLPVLMPRLVEALA, encoded by the coding sequence ATGTCAAAAAAAGTAGCAGTATTAGCAGTAAATCCGGTTAACGGATCAGGATTATTCCAATACCTCGAAACCTTCTTTGAAAAAGGAATCTCTTACAAAGTATTTGCAGTTTCCGATACGAAAACCATCAGGACCAATTCAGGTATCCCCCTGGAAGCAGACGATATCATAGCCCATCTGTCCGGTCATTCCGACGAATTCGATGCTTTGGTATTTTCATGTGGTGATGCAGTACCTGTATTCCAGAACAATGCGACCCAACCTTACAATGTCGATCTATTAAAAGTCATTCAGGAATTCGCCACTAAAAAGAAAATAATGGCCGGACATTGTGCTGCAGGTTTAATTTTTGAAATTGCAGGTATCACAGAAGGGAAACGCCTGGCCATTCATCCTCTGGCCAAAGCCGCTATTCAAAAAGGCATCGCAACCGACGAACCTGCTGTGATCGACGATAATTTCTACACGGCTCAATGCGAGCATACCCTCCCGGTATTAATGCCCCGCTTGGTAGAAGCATTAGCATAA